The following proteins are co-located in the Verrucomicrobiota bacterium JB022 genome:
- a CDS encoding carboxymuconolactone decarboxylase family protein translates to MENTTNLLKTLPEEAKDLRLNLKNLLEEESLTPAQRWGVALASAYFVGNGPLIDALSADFPESQEVHSDAKAAASIMGMNTVYYRFRHLMNSEAYNQRPARLRMQRMSKVATNKADFELMSLACAALAGCEMCLKAHEKIVKDGGLGEDHIHDAVRLAAVVSGVAVALNTARA, encoded by the coding sequence ATGGAAAACACGACCAACCTGCTGAAAACCTTGCCCGAAGAGGCGAAGGACTTGCGCCTGAACCTGAAAAACCTGCTGGAGGAAGAAAGCCTGACGCCCGCCCAACGCTGGGGCGTCGCCCTCGCCAGCGCCTACTTTGTCGGCAACGGCCCCCTGATCGACGCCCTCTCCGCCGACTTCCCGGAGAGCCAGGAAGTGCACAGCGATGCCAAGGCCGCCGCCTCCATCATGGGCATGAACACGGTCTACTACCGCTTCCGCCACCTGATGAACAGCGAGGCCTACAACCAGCGCCCGGCCCGCCTCCGCATGCAGCGCATGAGCAAGGTGGCGACCAACAAGGCCGACTTTGAGCTGATGTCGCTCGCTTGCGCCGCTCTCGCGGGTTGCGAAATGTGCCTCAAGGCCCACGAAAAGATCGTGAAGGATGGGGGACTCGGCGAAGACCACATCCACGACGCCGTACGCCTCGCCGCCGTCGTCTCCGGTGTCGCCGTCGCGCTGAACACGGCGCGGGCTTAA
- a CDS encoding peroxiredoxin has protein sequence MITVGQKFPEFRVQACVGLDNKDIETISHESFAGKWKVYFFYPKDFTFVCPTELVEFNKALEDFEDRDAVVIGGSTDNEFSHLAWRKSHDDLRGLNFPLIAAAKLARELGIVEETEGVCYRATFIVDPHGVVQHVSVYNLNVGRNVKEIVRVLDAIQSDELCPCNWQKGEDTLKAG, from the coding sequence ATGATCACCGTTGGCCAAAAGTTCCCCGAGTTCCGCGTGCAAGCTTGCGTGGGCCTCGACAACAAGGACATTGAAACCATTTCTCACGAATCTTTCGCCGGTAAGTGGAAGGTCTACTTCTTCTACCCGAAAGACTTCACCTTCGTCTGCCCGACCGAGCTCGTGGAGTTCAACAAGGCGCTGGAAGACTTCGAAGACCGCGACGCCGTGGTCATCGGCGGCAGCACCGACAACGAGTTCAGCCACCTCGCCTGGCGCAAGAGCCATGACGACCTGCGCGGCCTCAACTTCCCGCTGATCGCCGCCGCCAAGCTGGCCCGCGAGCTGGGCATCGTGGAAGAGACCGAAGGTGTCTGCTACCGCGCCACCTTCATCGTCGACCCGCACGGCGTGGTCCAGCACGTGAGCGTCTACAACCTCAATGTGGGCCGCAACGTAAAGGAAATCGTGCGCGTGCTCGATGCCATCCAGTCCGACGAGCTCTGCCCCTGCAACTGGCAGAAGGGTGAAGACACCCTCAAGGCGGGCTAA
- a CDS encoding phosphoenolpyruvate carboxylase — MSNSFDDFLTQGFEQIDTLYVELCEALAEVLRRIGEPELARLVRNPAALEDADSLPGGAAQTISLVFQLLNLVEEHTAHQVARRRESQEGIEAEPGRWGYWLKKLHDQGVQPIDIIHRCRAAVVEPVLTGHPTEAKRWTVLDQHRELFQLLHDRANSRLTDFEKRKWRRDLCATLECLWRTGEIFYQKPNVDSERAHMLFFLKEVFPPVLKELDSRFDYAWEEAGYDPTVLREPNTHPLLRFGSWVGGDRDGHPGVTPKVSSQTLKELRAGALDVLDNMLAELHQALGLSWRLQSTTQELEDRTVEISKLLGELPEPRPEEAAEPWKRYVRLLRGRLAATKLDDHEKGYRFPLELRADLMILRESLLHVGAHALVQEYVRPVQRAIETFGFHLACLDIRQNSAFHDRAVSQLMAAAGIEGAEEFPEWPEAKRREFLEAELQSPRPFSNRPASAGEEAAASVGALQVAAKHIRKYGRGGLGAVIVSMTRNVSDLLVVYLLAREAGLTRPVEGGLACLLPVVPLFETLDDLERSPGIVASYLAHPITQRSLSIQHRIYDEQLSREDWDREDAPEAPTGPRQMIMLGYSDSNKDAGIIASAWALRQAQERILAVGQEASVDIQFFHGRGGTISRGAGPTHRFMEALALGSLNAGIRVTEQGEVIGQKYNNHRSAAYHLELLMAGAVGTGMDQQKYDLSAPLVEALDQLAAASRKRYRQLLEDKDFMTFYRQATPIDVLEHSRIGSRPTRRRGQQTLDDLRAIPWVFSWNQARFYLPGWFGVGTALTHLQQNHRSCYLRLRDEMQTTPLLRYLFYNLESSATSADSEQMKAYASLVEEVDVRERLLGVIHQEYQLTRQALAALFGRPLPERRPRFYKTLQYREVPLKRLHREQIRLLRKWRNMDDNDPDRDNCLEDMLICVNAIASGLRTTG; from the coding sequence ACAGATCGACACGCTCTACGTAGAGCTGTGCGAGGCGCTAGCCGAGGTTTTGCGCCGTATCGGCGAGCCCGAGCTGGCCCGCCTGGTGCGCAACCCGGCGGCACTCGAAGATGCCGACAGCCTGCCCGGCGGTGCCGCGCAGACGATCTCACTCGTTTTCCAGTTGCTCAACCTGGTGGAAGAGCACACGGCCCATCAAGTCGCCCGCCGCCGCGAATCCCAGGAAGGAATCGAGGCCGAGCCGGGGCGCTGGGGCTACTGGCTGAAGAAGCTGCACGATCAAGGCGTGCAGCCGATCGACATCATCCACCGCTGCCGTGCCGCCGTCGTTGAGCCCGTGTTGACCGGCCACCCGACCGAGGCCAAGCGCTGGACCGTGCTCGACCAGCACCGCGAGCTTTTTCAGCTTCTGCACGACCGCGCCAACAGCCGCCTGACCGACTTTGAAAAGCGCAAGTGGCGTCGCGACCTCTGCGCCACCCTCGAATGTCTCTGGCGCACGGGCGAAATCTTTTACCAGAAGCCCAACGTCGATTCCGAACGCGCGCACATGCTGTTCTTCCTCAAGGAAGTCTTCCCTCCCGTGCTCAAGGAACTCGACTCCCGCTTCGACTACGCTTGGGAGGAGGCCGGCTACGACCCGACGGTGCTGCGCGAGCCCAACACGCACCCGCTCTTGCGCTTCGGCAGCTGGGTGGGCGGCGACCGCGACGGCCACCCGGGCGTGACCCCCAAGGTCTCTAGCCAGACGCTGAAGGAGCTGCGTGCGGGCGCGCTGGATGTGCTCGACAACATGCTAGCCGAGCTGCACCAGGCCCTCGGCCTCTCCTGGCGCCTGCAATCGACCACGCAGGAGCTGGAAGACCGCACGGTGGAGATTTCGAAGCTGCTGGGCGAGTTGCCCGAGCCGCGCCCGGAAGAAGCCGCCGAACCGTGGAAGCGTTACGTGCGCCTGTTACGCGGTCGCCTGGCCGCCACCAAGCTCGACGACCACGAAAAGGGCTATCGCTTCCCGCTGGAGCTGCGGGCGGACTTGATGATCCTGCGCGAAAGCCTCTTGCACGTCGGCGCTCATGCGCTGGTGCAGGAATACGTGCGCCCGGTGCAGCGTGCGATTGAGACCTTCGGCTTCCACCTCGCCTGCCTAGACATCCGCCAAAACAGTGCTTTCCACGACCGTGCGGTCAGCCAGCTGATGGCCGCCGCCGGCATCGAAGGGGCCGAAGAATTCCCGGAATGGCCCGAAGCCAAGCGCCGCGAATTCCTGGAGGCCGAGCTGCAGTCGCCTCGCCCCTTCTCCAACCGACCCGCCTCGGCCGGGGAGGAAGCCGCCGCCTCCGTCGGTGCGCTGCAAGTGGCCGCCAAGCACATTCGCAAATACGGGCGCGGCGGCCTCGGGGCGGTCATCGTCAGCATGACGCGTAACGTCTCCGACCTGCTGGTCGTCTACCTGCTCGCCCGCGAAGCCGGCCTGACGCGCCCGGTAGAGGGTGGCCTCGCCTGTCTCCTGCCCGTAGTGCCCCTCTTTGAAACGCTGGACGACCTCGAGCGTTCGCCTGGCATTGTGGCGAGCTACCTCGCCCACCCCATCACCCAGCGCTCGCTCTCGATCCAGCACCGCATTTACGACGAACAGTTGTCGCGCGAAGACTGGGACCGCGAAGACGCGCCGGAAGCCCCGACCGGCCCGCGCCAGATGATCATGCTCGGCTATAGCGACAGCAACAAGGACGCCGGCATCATCGCCAGCGCCTGGGCGCTGCGGCAGGCACAAGAGCGCATCCTTGCCGTCGGTCAGGAAGCCTCCGTCGATATTCAGTTCTTCCATGGTCGCGGCGGCACGATCAGTCGCGGCGCCGGCCCGACCCACCGCTTTATGGAAGCGCTGGCCCTCGGCAGCCTCAACGCTGGCATCCGCGTGACCGAGCAGGGCGAAGTGATCGGCCAGAAGTACAACAACCATCGCTCGGCCGCTTATCACCTCGAATTGCTCATGGCCGGCGCGGTCGGCACGGGCATGGATCAGCAGAAGTACGACCTCTCCGCCCCGCTGGTGGAAGCGCTCGACCAACTGGCCGCCGCCTCGCGCAAACGCTACCGTCAGCTGCTCGAAGACAAGGACTTCATGACGTTTTACCGTCAGGCGACGCCGATCGACGTGCTGGAGCACAGCCGCATCGGCTCACGCCCGACGCGCCGCCGAGGCCAGCAGACGCTCGACGACCTCCGTGCCATCCCGTGGGTCTTCAGCTGGAACCAGGCCCGCTTTTACCTGCCCGGCTGGTTCGGCGTCGGCACTGCGCTTACCCATCTGCAGCAAAACCACCGCTCGTGCTACCTGCGCCTGCGGGACGAGATGCAAACGACGCCGCTGCTGCGCTACCTCTTCTACAACCTGGAATCGAGCGCCACCAGCGCCGACTCCGAGCAGATGAAGGCCTACGCCAGCCTCGTGGAGGAAGTGGATGTGCGCGAGCGCCTGCTGGGCGTGATCCATCAGGAGTATCAGCTCACGCGCCAGGCGCTGGCTGCCCTGTTCGGCCGCCCGCTGCCGGAGCGTCGCCCCCGCTTTTACAAGACGTTGCAATACCGCGAGGTGCCGCTCAAGCGCCTGCACCGCGAGCAGATCCGCCTCCTGCGCAAGTGGCGCAACATGGACGACAACGATCCCGACCGCGACAACTGCCTCGAAGACATGCTCATCTGCGTCAACGCCATCGCCTCCGGCCTGCGCACGACGGGTTGA
- a CDS encoding pitrilysin family protein has translation MPDTKSTRESGRTQVLRELLAWPVRRWVLPNGLTVLHLEDRSADLVAVQAWVHTGSIHEGEWMGAGLSHFLEHMLFKGTEKRDCHSIAREIQAAGGDINAYTTFDRTVYHVELPSEAFALGIDLLHDQVLHSTLPTEEVVKERGVILREIDMGLDDPDRQVARALFRTAFRHHPYRHPVIGYREVFEQVQREDLWKYYKERYVPNNVTLIVTGAVSEEQLRAELDKTWGKEPRAKLPPIQIPAEPIQLAARQEELQGDVNICRGNIAFRIPSMRHEDAPALDVLASLLGQGHSSRLWRSLRDEQKLVHHIDASTWNPGEDGLFWISYVCEPSRHHEVQDAIVAVLGHIAYEPFTVDDVAMARRNALVHEINVRKTMTGQAGRLGAAEVVVGDLDYPKTYFARLDRVQPEDLQRVAERYLQEQARSSASMVPQRHAERAKKDETPFAAPEFKEKRLSNGARILYQIDRKLPKVHIRYSAHGGPHFEPADQRGLTALLANLMTKDTAHRTAAQVARSIEQVGGQFAPFSGNNTFGFGLEVMPEDEELALSLLEDALLRPAFTAHTFGLERDAQIAEIQEENDEVVDYGRRLLRRHFFGNHPFRTDPMGEVEHLQQLMVDQVKELYRTLVVGENTVVSVCGDFYEEELLTRLDHILGQLPTGKVPPRAPLELGRQQGQWEFEAKQREQAVVFRAFADVGLQNEDMLLSDILEEICSDMSSQLFLRVREEQSLAYFVSATRIMGLRQGMFYFYAGTHPDTAAKVQHELDYEAQRLRDGGLTDDEFQRARRRLKVRRRSGLQRIGARAGQAGLNALYGRPINDWLDHDAKLDALTLEQLHAHAARIFAAESGVGLIVAPDKTAP, from the coding sequence ATGCCTGATACCAAATCGACGCGGGAAAGCGGTCGGACGCAGGTCCTCCGCGAGTTGCTGGCTTGGCCGGTGCGGCGCTGGGTGCTGCCCAACGGCCTCACTGTCCTGCACCTGGAGGATCGCTCGGCCGACCTCGTGGCGGTGCAGGCGTGGGTCCACACCGGCAGTATCCACGAAGGCGAGTGGATGGGCGCGGGCCTGTCCCACTTCCTGGAGCACATGCTCTTCAAGGGCACGGAAAAGCGCGACTGCCACTCCATCGCCCGCGAAATCCAGGCGGCTGGCGGCGACATCAACGCCTACACGACTTTTGACCGCACCGTCTACCACGTCGAGCTGCCCAGCGAAGCCTTCGCCCTCGGCATCGACCTGCTGCACGACCAGGTGCTTCACAGCACGCTGCCCACCGAGGAAGTGGTGAAGGAGCGCGGCGTGATCCTCCGCGAGATCGACATGGGCCTCGACGATCCCGACCGCCAGGTGGCGCGCGCACTCTTCCGCACCGCCTTCCGCCACCACCCGTATCGTCACCCCGTCATCGGCTATCGTGAGGTATTCGAGCAGGTGCAGCGCGAAGACCTCTGGAAGTATTACAAGGAGCGTTACGTGCCCAACAACGTGACGCTGATTGTGACGGGTGCGGTGAGCGAAGAACAACTGCGCGCCGAGCTGGACAAGACCTGGGGCAAGGAGCCGCGCGCGAAGCTGCCGCCCATCCAGATCCCCGCCGAGCCGATCCAGCTTGCCGCCCGTCAGGAAGAGCTGCAGGGCGATGTGAACATCTGCCGCGGCAACATCGCCTTCCGCATCCCCTCGATGCGCCACGAAGACGCCCCCGCGCTCGACGTGCTCGCCTCGCTGCTGGGGCAGGGGCACAGCTCCCGCCTCTGGCGCAGCCTCCGCGACGAGCAGAAACTCGTCCACCACATCGACGCCTCGACCTGGAACCCCGGCGAAGACGGCCTCTTCTGGATCTCCTACGTCTGCGAGCCCAGCCGCCACCACGAGGTGCAAGACGCCATCGTCGCCGTGCTTGGCCACATCGCCTATGAGCCCTTTACGGTCGATGACGTGGCCATGGCCCGCCGCAACGCCCTCGTGCACGAGATCAACGTGCGCAAGACCATGACCGGCCAGGCTGGCCGCCTCGGTGCCGCCGAAGTGGTGGTGGGCGACCTCGACTACCCCAAGACCTATTTTGCCCGCCTTGACCGCGTGCAGCCGGAAGACCTCCAGCGCGTGGCCGAGCGTTACCTGCAGGAGCAGGCCCGCAGCAGCGCCTCGATGGTTCCCCAGCGCCACGCCGAGCGCGCCAAGAAGGACGAGACGCCCTTTGCCGCGCCGGAATTCAAGGAAAAGCGCCTCTCCAACGGCGCCCGCATCCTCTACCAGATCGACCGCAAGCTGCCGAAGGTCCACATCCGCTACAGCGCCCACGGGGGCCCGCACTTCGAGCCCGCCGATCAGCGAGGTTTGACGGCCCTGTTGGCCAACCTGATGACGAAGGACACGGCCCACCGCACGGCGGCCCAGGTCGCGCGCTCCATCGAGCAGGTCGGCGGTCAGTTCGCGCCCTTCTCCGGCAATAACACCTTTGGCTTCGGTCTTGAGGTGATGCCCGAAGATGAAGAGCTGGCCCTCTCGCTGCTCGAAGATGCGCTGCTGCGCCCGGCCTTTACCGCGCACACTTTCGGCCTCGAGCGCGACGCCCAGATCGCGGAGATCCAGGAGGAGAACGACGAGGTGGTCGATTACGGTCGCCGCCTGCTGCGCCGCCACTTCTTCGGTAATCACCCCTTCCGGACCGATCCGATGGGGGAGGTCGAGCACCTCCAGCAGCTCATGGTCGACCAGGTCAAGGAGCTTTACCGTACCCTGGTGGTCGGAGAAAACACGGTCGTGAGCGTCTGTGGCGACTTCTACGAAGAAGAGCTGCTGACCCGCCTCGATCACATCCTCGGTCAACTGCCGACAGGCAAAGTGCCCCCGCGCGCTCCGCTCGAGCTGGGCCGCCAGCAAGGCCAGTGGGAGTTTGAGGCCAAGCAACGCGAGCAAGCGGTCGTCTTCCGCGCCTTTGCCGATGTGGGCCTGCAAAACGAAGACATGCTGCTCAGCGACATCCTCGAAGAAATTTGCAGCGACATGTCGAGCCAGCTCTTCCTGCGCGTGCGTGAAGAGCAAAGCCTCGCCTATTTCGTCTCGGCCACCCGTATCATGGGCCTGCGCCAAGGCATGTTTTACTTCTACGCCGGCACCCATCCCGACACGGCGGCCAAGGTGCAGCACGAGTTGGATTACGAGGCCCAACGCCTGCGCGATGGCGGCCTGACGGACGACGAGTTCCAGCGCGCCCGCCGCCGCCTGAAGGTGCGCCGCCGCTCCGGGCTGCAGCGCATCGGTGCCCGTGCCGGTCAAGCAGGCCTCAACGCCCTCTATGGTCGCCCGATCAACGACTGGCTCGACCACGACGCCAAGCTCGACGCGCTGACGCTGGAGCAACTCCACGCCCACGCCGCCAGGATCTTCGCGGCCGAATCCGGCGTCGGCCTCATCGTCGCGCCCGACAAGACGGCACCGTAA